TTACTCTTTATGGAGTAATTATCATCTTTTAATTTATCTAGATAGGAATTTCCTAAACAATTTATCGTACTTTTGAATTCATCTAGTTTCTCCATTCTCTCACTACCTCCTATTATTACTTAGCCAACATGTTCTACTAACTCTTTAAGCTTATCTCTTAATACTATTTCTTCCTGGCTTCCAGTAGTTTTCAGTCTAATTATTGGAATATCGTACTTTTTTAATATATTGTTCTTCATCTCATCCCGTTTTAACTGCACTGGGTTAGGATCTAAATACACTCATATAAAAACATGAACCATAATAGGTTCATGTTTTTTGAAGTTAGTTCTTATCATATTTATTATGTGTTCTTACTTTCTTGAAGCAATATAAGCAGAGTTCCATTTAATGGAATCCATTCAAATATTCAAATTTCTCTCTTTATTTCTCTTTTTGTAATAAATAATAATATTATACTAGTGTACTTTTTAGTTGCCAAATAAAGAATTAACTAGATTTTATAAACACTGTTACTCGTCTAACTATTTTAGAGAATACTTACCACTCATTAAGACCCCATTTAATTAAGAGTATTAGTATCACTCATAAATTATTTAACTTCAAGAAGCCTTTTAACTCTCGCTAATACTTCTCCTATACCATAATCATTAATTACTAAATCAGCTACATCATCAAGGTCTGTTGGGTCATTATTGACTATTACTAGCTTTGCCCCATTCTCCTTTGCATCGACAGGAAACCAGTTGGCAGGAGATACAGAAAGAGATGATCCTAAGACAATAAACAAATCAGCTTTTTCAGACTCTATTGAAGCGAATTTCAGTGTCTTTTCAGGTAGGTTTTCTCCAAACAATACAACACCTGGACGTATTATTCCTCCGCACCTACATGTTTCTTCATTAAGGAATTTTTCAATTTCATATTCTGTTAAACAGTCATTACAATGTGCTCTACTCAATGAACCATGTAATTCGAATACGTTTTGACTACCTGCAGCAGCGTGCAGTCCGTCCACATTCTGTGTAATAATCGATTTAATTAATCCTACTTTCTCCCATTGTGCTAAAATCTCATGCCCTTTGTTAAATTGTACATCTTGCAAATCAAGGATTCTCTTTCTATAAAATTTCATGAAAGATGTACGGTTATGTTTCATTGCATCAACGCTAGCAAGAGATAAAGGATCAATTCCGTTCCACATTCCATTTTGAGCAGAACGGAAGTCTGGCACTCCACTTTCGGTAGCCATACCAGCACCTGTGAAGATAACTGTATGACGAGAAGATTTCATCATCTGTTTAAACTGCTCGAATATATCCACTTCCAGCTCCGTAACCTTTATCCCTGTTGCTTTTTCCCACCTTCGAACAGTACTTAAACTAGGTTTACTATCTGTAATTTCTTTTAGAAACTTCAAGCGAAATTCAGGGTGAATATACTTCGGAAATAATTGCATCCAAGGATATCTTTCTAAAATTTTAAGTGCTCCTTCAAAGCCTTTAAATTGTTGGTTACTCATATTATTAGTTGTAGCACTGATGTTCCTTCTTTCTCTTTGGACTCTACCGGGTACTACTTCATCATCCTCAAGAGAGAATATTTCATTTACTCTCCTACTGAAGACCCAAGATTCGTCTTCTTGCTGCTTTCCAATAAGAGTAATGGAGCCGCCCTCAGCACCTAACTCTAAAATCTTTTGCCAATTATTTTTCACAAGATTTCACCCTTTCTTTATTGAATGAAAAACAGAGTATATTTTCTGTGAAATTCTTTTTATTGTTATTACAAGAATAGGAATTTAATGCGGGTTTTATTAGATCGGTTAGTTGAGTAAGTGAGTTACTATTTTCCGACAATTACTATTAATAATTACCAAATAAGTATGTTGTACTTAGGCTTTTTAATGAAAATTTTCTATTAATTTGTCATATGTTGCGCTTGCCTGGGAAATTTATTAACGGAAGTCTTGTAGATTTCTGCTTCCTTCCATTAATATTTTTTTAGAAACTTATAAGCTGCTTTGCCACCGGTATTGGATATTCTCTTTCCTTCTTTATTTTTTTATAAAAGTTAATACCTCAGAGTTGTAAAACTCTGAGGTTCTTTAATGCTTTATTTTCCCCAAGCAGGAGCTTTGGCTCCTTCAATAACTAACTTAGGTTTACCACCAGAAACAGGTACAATATAGATGGAATTGTTCTTTTCAAAAGCAATGTGCTTTCCATCGGTTGACCACGCAGGACGCGCCATCACAATTCCTGAAATAAGATTAACTCCACCAGAACCGTCAGCATTCATGACCCACAACTGATATTCTTCCGTATCAACAGGAGCCTTAACGACTGCAATTTTGCTTCCGTCATGATTATATGAAGCTTGAAAATAATCATGGTTTGCATCATTTAATAAATCCTTTGCTTTGTTTGAGTTAACATCAATCAAGACAAGCTTAAAGTATGTTCCATCATCACTTAATTGTGTTGCAATTATTGAACTTCCATCTGGTGACCAATCAGGCCAACCTCTTGGAGAGAAACCACTATACGTTCTTTCAAATTCTCCACTTTCAGTAAAAGCTGTAGCAATTAGCATCAAATTATAACTCATGTCAAAAGCTACTTTTGATTTATCCGGTGAAAAAACTGGATTATCTGACAACCACTGACTAGCAACTAGTTTTTCTTGTCCGCCGCTTGCAGGAATCATAAATATCTTTGTTTTTTCAAAACTGTAAACAATACTTAATCCGTCATTTGAAACATCTGGGTTTGAATCAGGCTTTCCATCTACTCCAGTCGTTGATAATTGTTGTAAATTTGATCCATCTGGGTTTGCAGAAAATATGAAGTTATCTTTCATAAAATATAGTGTTCCTGAAAAAGTAGATTGCTTTTGTCCCTCTTCTTCTCCTGCTTCCTTTGCACCCTCTTGTACTTGAACGTTTTCAGAACACGCAGACAAGATTAATAAAAAGCAAACTAGCATAACATAAGCATTTAAGCTTTTCATATTAACCACCTATCTTTCATTAGATATACAGTTAATTTATATTCACATATTTTTAAGTCTATCCACACATTACCTATTATCCAGTTAAATAAAAAAATCCCCAATAGTAGGGCGTATGGATACTAAATGTAGTATCTGTACCTCCACTTTTGAGGATAAATTTCTTTTTTCTTTATTTGTACTCCTTACATGACTCTCGCTTAATAATCTTATAAGGTAAAATAATTCGTTTTGCAGGTTCTTCAGGATTTTCAATTTTTTCAATTAAGCACTTGGCTGCCTGGTAACCAAGTTGATATATATTAATATCTACTGTTGACAGCGGAGGTCTGGAAACTTCCGAAAGCATAATATTATTAAAGCTTACGATTGATAAGTCATCAGGAACTGATATACCTATTTCATCAAGCGTCTTAAGCATCCCAAACGCCATAATATCATCTGCTGCTATGATTGCAGTTGGCGGTTCTTTTAAACTTAGTAATTTTGAAATTGCTTCCTGTCCACCTTCTTGTAAGAATTCTTCGTGGACTATATACTCGTCACGATATGTGAGACCAGCATTTTGCAAAGCTTCTTTATACCCTAACAATCGGTCAATTGTTACGACCAAGTTAATGTTTCCACCAACAAACGCAATTCTTTCATGACCTAATTGAATTAAGTGATTGGTAACATCTTTACTAGCCATAATATTGTCATTATCAACATGGGTAATATTATCCATGTTTTTCGCTGGCTTTCCAATAATCGTAAACGGAAATTTCTGTTTATGTAAATAGGACATAATTTTATTGTCAATGCTAGAATATAATAGAATTATCCCATCTACTCGTCGACCTTGAACCATTCTGACGACTTCTTCATATATATCTCGTTCTGTTGCTCCCGTTGATATATAAAGTGCAAATTCTTTTTCATGCGCAACTTTACTTATACCTCGAACTACTTCAGGAAAGAAAGGATTTTGGAACGCTTTATCCGTTGACCTAGGAATAATAACTCCAAAAGCTTGTGATGACTTATTTGCTAAGCTACGAGCATTTAGGTTTGGATGGTATCCTAATTCTTTCATTGCATCGCGCACTCGTCTTTTTGTATCTTCACTAATACGAGGGCTATCAGCAATTACTCTCGAAACAGTCGAAGGTGCGACATTTGCTAATTTCGAAACATCTTTAATTGTAACAGCCATTAGTGTGATCCCCCTACTACTTTCAAACCAAAAAGTATTAATATTTACATCAAATTCCATTATACAACAATTTAAATTGTTGTCGCTGTAATTTCTATTTAATCCATTAAAATCATCAATAACTATTAGTTAGATTTACGCTTATGTCGTATCAACATAGTAAACCCAATTAATCCTAAAATAGGAATTAATATATAGAGATATAGGTTATAATTACTTGTCTTTTCTTCTAACACAAAAATCTCAGCTGTTTCTGCATCAAGCTCTATTTCATATTTATTATTTTTAGAACGAACAGTATCACCTAGTAACAAGCCAGTAAGTTGCATATCACCTTGAAGATGCTCCTCAGTTACCTCTACCCTTTGTGGATCTGTCGTGTTGTTAATTGCGATAATAGTAGTTTCATCATCGATTGTGCGCTTAAATACTGCCATTCCAGCTTCTTCATAAACTAATTGAAAATCACCTTTCGTTAATGATGGATAACTTCTTCTAATCTCTGCTAGTTTCGCAATATGTTCTTTAATAGGCGATTGGACGCTAAAGTCCATCATGCGACGATTATCTGGATCCTCTCCCCCATCCATCGCGATTTCAGTACCTTGATAGATGACAGGAATACCAGGAGACGTATATAGGTATGTCATAGCTAACTTTAATCTAGTTTCAGGATCTTCTCCTTTTTGAATTGCTTTTCGAACAAACCTTACATTGTCATGATTATCGACAAAGTTTCCTAAAATGTATGGATTGTCATAATAATATTCGTTCCGTTTCCAAACACGAAATAGTCCATCAAGTGACTTATTAGGTTCTGCAAAAATAGTTGAAATTTCGTTGTAATATGGATAGTCGACAAATGACTGAATACCCGTTTTATTATAATCTGCTACATACGTTGGATCATCATGCCATACTTCTCCAAGCAAGAAAAAGTCTTCTTTCACAGATTTAACTGCCGCTGAAAATTCTTCCCAAAACCATTTTGGAACATGTTTAACTGTATCTAGACGATAGCCGTCAATATCTGTTTCTTCAATCCACCATGTTGCCATATCTAATAAGTAATTTTTCACTTCATCATTCTCATGATTTAAATCTGGCAGCCCAAAAAGCCAGCCATTTTCAACTTCCTTTTGACTATCCCAATTAAAGATGTCCTCTTTCTCATGAAACCAGTCTTCTTTATCTAAATCAATTAACCATGGGTGCTTATAACCAGTATGATTAACAACTAAGTCTAAAATAACTTTCATATCTTTTTCATGAGCTTTTTTTACTAACGTTTTGAAGTCCTCAAGTGTCCCGAAATGCTCTTCCACCTCGTAAAAATCTTCCGTCCAGTATCCGTGGTAGCCTTTCTTTTCATTCGCAAAAATAGGTGTTAACCAGATTGTTGTTGCACCTAAATCTTTTATGTAATCTAATTTCTCTGTAATTCCTTTAATGTCTCCACCGTGATATGCATAAGGATCATTCGTATTCACCGTAAAGTCATTAGACGTGTCGCCATTATTAAAGCGATCGACCATAATAAAATATATAACTTCTTCTTCCCATTTTACTTCTTTTTCAGCGGCCTCCACAGGAAAGGCATAAAAAAGAAGAAACGGGATTAGCAAAAGTTGAACCAATTTTTTGCGCATCCTCGTTTCCTCCTCTATGTGTATTGATATTTACTTATCCTTTTGTTCCTCCAGCTGTTAAACCAGAGATAAAGTATTTTTGTAATGATAAGAATAATATTGAGATTGGTAATGCAATTAATACTGCTCCAGCAGCAAATTTCGTAAATTCGTTTCCGAACTGTTTTGCTACCATATCATATAGTCCGACAGCTAATGTAAAGTTCTCTTCACTTCGCAACAGCACTCTCGCTAAAATGAAGTCTGTAAATGGCATAATGAAAGTGAATAGTGAAACTACCGCAATAATCGGTTTTGCAAGTGGCATAATAATTTGCCAGAAAATACGGAAGTGTCCTGCTCCGTCCATTCTTGCAGCTTCATCTAATTCTTTTGGAATTGTATCTAGGTAACCTTTCATAAGCCACGTATTCATAGGAATTGCTCCACCAACATAAATGAGAATCAATCCTAAATGGGTATCTAATAATCCTGTTACTAATGCTAAAACGAAGATAGCAATTAAAGCTGCAAAGTTAGGTACCATTTGCAAGATTAAGAATGTAACTAATCCATTTTTGCGTCCAATAAAACGGTATCTTGAGAAAGAGTAAGCAGTTAAACTAACTAAAATTACCGAAAATACCATTGTTAAGAAACAAATTTTAAGCGTATTCCAATACCAAAGTAAGTAATCACTTTTCTCTAGATCAAATAACTCCTTGTAATGCTTCAATGTCGCATCCTTAGGAATGATACTAGATGACATTAAACTATTTCCAGGATTAAAGGATGACCCTACGATCCAAATCAATGGGTAAAGAATTACGACAAACATAAATAAAATTACTAAGTACGATAACGTTAAACGAATGATTTTATTTCTTTTCATTTCCATATTACATCATGTCCTCTTCTTGGAATGACTTCGTTCTCTTGAATTGCCACAATGCTACAGCTATTACAATTAATGATAAGATTAAAGTGATTGCTGCTGCTTTACTATATTCAGCAGAAGTCATTGTTAAATTGTAAATCCACGAAATCAGGATATCTGTACCTCCGGCATTTTGACCAGAGACAGCAGGTCCTCCTCCATTGAATAAGAAAATAATATTAAAGTTATTAAAGTTAAATGTATACTGCGTTATTAAAATTGGTGCAGTTGCAAACAATACGAGCGGAAGTGTAATATTTTTAAACTTTTGCAATGCTGATGCTCCATCTACAGTTGCAGCTTCGTATAATTCATCTGGGATTGATTGTAAAACACCAGTAGTCATAACGAAGACGAATGGGAAACCAAGCCATGCTTGAATAGAAATTAATGCAATCTTCGTCCACATTGCTTCTGTCATCCACGGTATAGGATTAATTCCGAAAAATTCTAAAACTTGCACATTGATTGCACCAAATGTTTCATTAAACATTCCAGCAAAAACTAGAGTAGAAACGAATGCTGGTACTGCCCATGGAAGAATTAGTACTGTACGTATAATACCTTTAAACTTTAGATCTTTTTGATTAATGACAACAGCAAGGAAAATACCTAATGCTACTTGTATTGTTGTAGCAGAAAACGTCCATACAATCGTCCATGCAAATACATGGAAGAATGTTTCTCTCCAAATTGATAAAGTGAAAATATCAACAAAGTTCTTAAATGAAACCCAATCAACCAGTTTAGCCGGTGGTGAATGGTATAAATCATAGTTTGTAAATGCTAGTAATACCACGAAAATAATAGGTAAAATTACAACAAACACTAACAATACAAAACCAGGTGTAATCATTAAATAAGGAAAACCACTATCAATTAAGTTTTGATATTGCCCTTTTAATGTATTTAATTTTTCCCCTAAATCACGTTTCTTCCCATTTTGATACGCATCATAAAGGTTCAATGCATAGATTCCAAGCCCTAAAGCTGTAATAATGACAGCTATGATCCCTTGTACTAATAAGAAAATGGAGTGATCCCCACGTGATAAGTCAGTACCTAATGTAAACAGACCCCAAAAGCCCATATTAAGCAAATCAAAAAAAGCTACAAAAAACGAAACTGCCAAAATGAAAAAGATCGAACCTTTCACATATTGACGATTGTAAAATTGACCAACACCAGGAATGATTGATAGGGCTAAGGCTCTATTTCTATGTTGTTTATTCTCTTCCGTTTGTTTTTCTCCCATAATGTTGCCTATCCCCTTTCTAGAAATCTAAATAATAAATACAGTAAATTAAAGTATGTATAAGTAATTATCTGTATGTATTATTTAGATTTTTACAAAATTTCATTTCTAAGAATAACATAAGCAGTATCCCATTAAGAGATACCGCTTATAAAGTACTATATCTTAGTTATTTGAGTGTTTTGCTTCGATGTTTTCTAAGATTGTATCAACTGCTTCTTCAAGAGCACTCTTTGGAGCTGCTTTTTGGTTAGCAATTAATTGTAAAGCTGTTGCCATTGGTCCCCAAACTTCTCCCATTTCTGGTACGTTTGGCATTGGTACAGCATATTGAGATTGAACTGCTACTGCTTTTGCACCTTGATCATCAGCTAATACTGTATCAACTAAAGATTTTACAGGTGGGATTTCAGAAGTCTTTTCATAACGAATTTTTGCGTTTTCTTCGTTTGTGATCCACTCAACTAATTTAGTTGCCCAATATTCATTCTTAGTGAATGAAGTTACGTGCCATCCTTTAACACCCATGAATGTTTGTGGATGTTCACCGTTTGGTAATACTGGGAATGGAGCGATTCCTAAGTTAATTCCAGCATCTTTATAAGCTGAGAATGACCAAGGACCATTCATGATTGATGCTACTTTTCCATCTAAGAATAATCCGTCCATTACAGAGTAACCGTTATCACCGATTAATCCTTTAGGGAATACGTTTTTGTACCATTTTTGGATATATTCAGCACCATCAACAGCGCCATCGTTTGCTAATCCTAATTCAGAAGCATTAACGTTTCCTTCTGCATCTGTATTAAATACGTAACCACCCATACCACCGATTACGCCATGAGCGAAATAGAAGTTATCCCATAATGCTAAGAAACCATATTCTTTGTCTCCACCATAGTTTTTAGAAAACTCATAAAGTTCTTCTAAAGTTGCAGGAACTTCTGGTAATAAGTCTTTATTGTAAATAAATACTGGAGTTTCAGTTGCTTTAGGTAAACCGTATAGTTGACCATCATATGTTTGAGCTAAAATTGAAGAATCTGTGAAAATTGATAACACGTCATCACTTACTGTTAGTGGCTTGATTAATCCTTCAGTTACTACTCCACCAATTTGATCATGTGGAAGTGTGATTACGTCAGCACCATTTCCTGCAGGACCGTCTAAACGTAAAGTATCACGAATTTCGTCAGCCATGTTTAATTCTTTGAATTCTACAGTAATTCCATACTCTTCTTCAAAGCTTGCGATTGCGTCTACAAGACCAACAGACTTGTCCGTGTCTTCCCAAATAACTAACTTTTCAGGTTTTGCTGGTTCTTCACCTTGTTTATTGTTATTGTCGTCTGTTGTGTTAGTTGATTCTCCAGGTCCGCATGCAGCTAAGACACTAAGAGACATAACCATCGTCATAAAGATTGCGAGTAGTTTTTTCATCTTTTGTGTTCCCCCTAATATAAATGAGATAAATTTATTATGCACAAGCCACTTATAAAATATCAAGGAATATTTTGTGAAAGCGTTTGCACACATTACCTAAATTCAATTATACCTACATTTTCTTTTTTGACAACCATTTCTTTTTTATTTATTTATTTTTTTACTTTTCTTATATAACTGTTATAATCTTTGTTAGTATTGTTTCATTAGTTTTTACAAGTTCGTATTCTTATGTTACCCAATATTTATACATATATTTTATATGCAACCGTTTGCTTATTTAACTATAGAGAGGATGAAATCTGGTGATCAAAGAGGCTATTTATCATAGACCTAAAAACAATTTTGCCTACGGCTACGATGAAAAAACGATACATATTAGGCTGCGAACAAAGAAGAATGATATTGATGAAGTTAAACTAATCCATGGTGACCCCTACGACTGGAATGGTAGTAAATGGAGCCATGAACGCAATATAATGATGAAAAGTGGATCTGATGAGCTTTTTGATTATTGGTTTATAGCAGTGCAACCGCCATATCGACGTTTAAGATATGGATTTGAACTTAAAGCTAAGGATGAGACAATGTTCTTTGGTGAAAAAGGGTTCCTTTCATCTCAACCAGAAGATGATATTGCATTTTACTTTTGCATTCCTTTTTTAAATAAAGCCGATATTTTCAATGCACCAGCATGGGTTAAGGATACAATATGGTATCAAATCTTCCCTGAAAGGTTTGCTAATGGTGATGAATCTATCAACCCTAAAGGTACTTTACCATGGGGGAGCGCTGAGCCAACGCCTACTAATTTCTTCGGTGGCGATTTTCAAGGAATTATTGATCGGATTGATTATTTGAAAGATTTAG
This window of the Lottiidibacillus patelloidae genome carries:
- a CDS encoding NAD-dependent deacylase, giving the protein MKNNWQKILELGAEGGSITLIGKQQEDESWVFSRRVNEIFSLEDDEVVPGRVQRERRNISATTNNMSNQQFKGFEGALKILERYPWMQLFPKYIHPEFRLKFLKEITDSKPSLSTVRRWEKATGIKVTELEVDIFEQFKQMMKSSRHTVIFTGAGMATESGVPDFRSAQNGMWNGIDPLSLASVDAMKHNRTSFMKFYRKRILDLQDVQFNKGHEILAQWEKVGLIKSIITQNVDGLHAAAGSQNVFELHGSLSRAHCNDCLTEYEIEKFLNEETCRCGGIIRPGVVLFGENLPEKTLKFASIESEKADLFIVLGSSLSVSPANWFPVDAKENGAKLVIVNNDPTDLDDVADLVINDYGIGEVLARVKRLLEVK
- a CDS encoding TolB family protein, which translates into the protein MKSLNAYVMLVCFLLILSACSENVQVQEGAKEAGEEEGQKQSTFSGTLYFMKDNFIFSANPDGSNLQQLSTTGVDGKPDSNPDVSNDGLSIVYSFEKTKIFMIPASGGQEKLVASQWLSDNPVFSPDKSKVAFDMSYNLMLIATAFTESGEFERTYSGFSPRGWPDWSPDGSSIIATQLSDDGTYFKLVLIDVNSNKAKDLLNDANHDYFQASYNHDGSKIAVVKAPVDTEEYQLWVMNADGSGGVNLISGIVMARPAWSTDGKHIAFEKNNSIYIVPVSGGKPKLVIEGAKAPAWGK
- a CDS encoding LacI family DNA-binding transcriptional regulator translates to MAVTIKDVSKLANVAPSTVSRVIADSPRISEDTKRRVRDAMKELGYHPNLNARSLANKSSQAFGVIIPRSTDKAFQNPFFPEVVRGISKVAHEKEFALYISTGATERDIYEEVVRMVQGRRVDGIILLYSSIDNKIMSYLHKQKFPFTIIGKPAKNMDNITHVDNDNIMASKDVTNHLIQLGHERIAFVGGNINLVVTIDRLLGYKEALQNAGLTYRDEYIVHEEFLQEGGQEAISKLLSLKEPPTAIIAADDIMAFGMLKTLDEIGISVPDDLSIVSFNNIMLSEVSRPPLSTVDINIYQLGYQAAKCLIEKIENPEEPAKRIILPYKIIKRESCKEYK
- a CDS encoding alpha-amylase family glycosyl hydrolase — its product is MRKKLVQLLLIPFLLFYAFPVEAAEKEVKWEEEVIYFIMVDRFNNGDTSNDFTVNTNDPYAYHGGDIKGITEKLDYIKDLGATTIWLTPIFANEKKGYHGYWTEDFYEVEEHFGTLEDFKTLVKKAHEKDMKVILDLVVNHTGYKHPWLIDLDKEDWFHEKEDIFNWDSQKEVENGWLFGLPDLNHENDEVKNYLLDMATWWIEETDIDGYRLDTVKHVPKWFWEEFSAAVKSVKEDFFLLGEVWHDDPTYVADYNKTGIQSFVDYPYYNEISTIFAEPNKSLDGLFRVWKRNEYYYDNPYILGNFVDNHDNVRFVRKAIQKGEDPETRLKLAMTYLYTSPGIPVIYQGTEIAMDGGEDPDNRRMMDFSVQSPIKEHIAKLAEIRRSYPSLTKGDFQLVYEEAGMAVFKRTIDDETTIIAINNTTDPQRVEVTEEHLQGDMQLTGLLLGDTVRSKNNKYEIELDAETAEIFVLEEKTSNYNLYLYILIPILGLIGFTMLIRHKRKSN
- a CDS encoding sugar ABC transporter permease, producing MEMKRNKIIRLTLSYLVILFMFVVILYPLIWIVGSSFNPGNSLMSSSIIPKDATLKHYKELFDLEKSDYLLWYWNTLKICFLTMVFSVILVSLTAYSFSRYRFIGRKNGLVTFLILQMVPNFAALIAIFVLALVTGLLDTHLGLILIYVGGAIPMNTWLMKGYLDTIPKELDEAARMDGAGHFRIFWQIIMPLAKPIIAVVSLFTFIMPFTDFILARVLLRSEENFTLAVGLYDMVAKQFGNEFTKFAAGAVLIALPISILFLSLQKYFISGLTAGGTKG
- a CDS encoding carbohydrate ABC transporter permease; translation: MGEKQTEENKQHRNRALALSIIPGVGQFYNRQYVKGSIFFILAVSFFVAFFDLLNMGFWGLFTLGTDLSRGDHSIFLLVQGIIAVIITALGLGIYALNLYDAYQNGKKRDLGEKLNTLKGQYQNLIDSGFPYLMITPGFVLLVFVVILPIIFVVLLAFTNYDLYHSPPAKLVDWVSFKNFVDIFTLSIWRETFFHVFAWTIVWTFSATTIQVALGIFLAVVINQKDLKFKGIIRTVLILPWAVPAFVSTLVFAGMFNETFGAINVQVLEFFGINPIPWMTEAMWTKIALISIQAWLGFPFVFVMTTGVLQSIPDELYEAATVDGASALQKFKNITLPLVLFATAPILITQYTFNFNNFNIIFLFNGGGPAVSGQNAGGTDILISWIYNLTMTSAEYSKAAAITLILSLIVIAVALWQFKRTKSFQEEDMM
- a CDS encoding extracellular solute-binding protein — encoded protein: MKKLLAIFMTMVMSLSVLAACGPGESTNTTDDNNNKQGEEPAKPEKLVIWEDTDKSVGLVDAIASFEEEYGITVEFKELNMADEIRDTLRLDGPAGNGADVITLPHDQIGGVVTEGLIKPLTVSDDVLSIFTDSSILAQTYDGQLYGLPKATETPVFIYNKDLLPEVPATLEELYEFSKNYGGDKEYGFLALWDNFYFAHGVIGGMGGYVFNTDAEGNVNASELGLANDGAVDGAEYIQKWYKNVFPKGLIGDNGYSVMDGLFLDGKVASIMNGPWSFSAYKDAGINLGIAPFPVLPNGEHPQTFMGVKGWHVTSFTKNEYWATKLVEWITNEENAKIRYEKTSEIPPVKSLVDTVLADDQGAKAVAVQSQYAVPMPNVPEMGEVWGPMATALQLIANQKAAPKSALEEAVDTILENIEAKHSNN